Within Rhododendron vialii isolate Sample 1 chromosome 12a, ASM3025357v1, the genomic segment AAAAGTATTTGATCCATATGAAGCGGTAAGTCGTTAGACCTTATATAATGCTTTGTAAGGTAGTAAAGTTGATCACCTTTTCCGTTGTCTACTTGACTTGTGTTGCTTTTCATGTTTAGGCATTCTGGGAAAGAGCTTCACTCTACAGAATCAAGAAGCCTACAGTTACAGTTCATACCCAAAATCTCTCTTCCTGTATTCACTGGAACTCGTATTGAAGGAGAAGACTGTAGCACCTTAAAAGTGGCTTTAGTCGATGCTCTTACTGGAGAAGTTGTTTACTCTGGGCCCGAGTCCTCAGCAAAGGTGGAAATAGTAGTTCTTGAGGGAGATTTCGATGGCGATGAAGGAGGCAATTGGACCCTTGAAGATTTTAATAACAACATTGTTAGAGAAAGGGAAGGGAAGAAACCCCTTCTTACCGGGGATGCCTGCGTAAGTCTTAAAGAGGGCATTGGCTTAGTGGGGGAGATCTCCTTCACTGATAATTCAAGCTGGACAAGAAGCCGCAAATTTAGTCTGGGGGCAAGAGTTTTGGATAATTTTGATGGAGTCAGAGTAAGAGAAGCAAAGACTGAATCCTTTATTGTCAGGGATCACCGCGGTGAATGTAAGGAAATTTTTTTCTGTATTTCTCTTTTCCTATATTGGTGCCTAGATTACCATATAAAGTATAGCCTGGAGCAATGATCTTGTACATTGCCTATATGCTATGGATGGAAAACTAATGCAAGGATCTATGGATGCTACCCACAGGAGGAAGTTTAGGCAACAGTAGactcatcatatttttttgaactatGCGTGGATTGCCCAATGCACGATAGGTTTTTGTACTAAACATGCATTGTCCAATACACAAAAGATTTTTGTTACCCATACTCCAGTTTGATACCACTATAGGTTTGTCAACTCTCTGCTGTCCACCATTGGCTGAGTTGAAGTGTTATCAAACCACCTGGGTTAAGCAGAATTGTAAAAGTTCCCACGCAGCCTGGTACATGCAATCGTGTCCACAAATAAAGGAAAATACACAAGGCAAGTAATTCAAAAAAAGTAACTACTTTTGTACTCCTTTGGCTAGATTTCTTGAGGAGACGATAGCCAAGTTTCTTGAGGAAT encodes:
- the LOC131311930 gene encoding calmodulin-binding protein 60 A isoform X3 codes for the protein MSQKRQQEDGKARAESSRPDDKRRKRRSFKNVVLEVMNMRKVQRYMEPVLEPLIRQVVKEEVELAIKKYLIHMKRHSGKELHSTESRSLQLQFIPKISLPVFTGTRIEGEDCSTLKVALVDALTGEVVYSGPESSAKVEIVVLEGDFDGDEGGNWTLEDFNNNIVREREGKKPLLTGDACVSLKEGIGLVGEISFTDNSSWTRSRKFSLGARVLDNFDGVRVREAKTESFIVRDHRGELYKKHHPPSLLDEVWRLEKIGKDGAFHKRLNREKIYTVKDFLTVFFIEPTRLKNVDGLQDIDKEKGKESSPFIVQSYRSATKS
- the LOC131311930 gene encoding calmodulin-binding protein 60 A isoform X4, with the protein product MSQKRQQEDGKARAESSRPDDKRRKRRSFKNVVLEVMNMRKVQRYMEPVLEPLIRQVVKEEVELAIKKYLIHMKRHSGKELHSTESRSLQLQFIPKISLPVFTGTRIEGEDCSTLKVALVDALTGEVVYSGPESSAKVEIVVLEGDFDGDEGGNWTLEDFNNNIVREREGKKPLLTGDACVSLKEGIGLVGEISFTDNSSWTRSRKFSLGARVLDNFDGVRVREAKTESFIVRDHRGELYKKHHPPSLLDEVWRLEKIGKDGAFHKRLNREKIYTVKDFLTVFFIEPTRLKNDKALGE